In a single window of the Bacillus rossius redtenbacheri isolate Brsri chromosome 8, Brsri_v3, whole genome shotgun sequence genome:
- the LOC134535335 gene encoding uncharacterized protein LOC134535335, whose amino-acid sequence MGVCRMNHHRDSETPLASDHATTCTLPEDCGDAALLGRVYPFALVLRLRVLQVVCGISGAVMGTVAAIEERGDVNLGLGVPAGCATVLAAAVSIHTSRGFSGYQPAAASPRMRCARAALWCCACALHAALAVLAAAILSAGEASSTLTVLAGVELGITGVTAAAVLALLWIDCRYDPD is encoded by the exons GGTGTGCAGGATGAACCACCACCGCGACTCGGAGACGCCGCTGGCCAGCGACCACGCGACGACCTGCACGCTGCCCGAGGACTGCGGCGACGCAGCGCTGCTGGGGCGCGTGTACCCCTTCGCGCTGGTGCTGCGGCTGCGCGTGCTGCAGGTGGTGTGCGGCATCTCGGGCGCCGTCATGGGCACCGTGGCGGCCATCGAGGAGCGCGGCGACGTCAACCTGGGGCTGGGCGTGCCGGCCGGCTGCGCCACCGTGCTCGCCGCCG CCGTGAGCATCCACACGTCGCGCGGCTTCAGCGGCTACCAGCCGGCGGCGGCGTCTCCGCGCATGCGCTGTGCGCGCGCGGCGCTGTGGTGCTGCGCATGCGCGCTGCACGCGGCGCTGGCCGTGctggcggccgccatcttgtcggcgGGCGAGGCGAGCAGCACGCTGACGGTGCTGGCGGGCGTGGAGCTGGGTATCACCGGGGTCACCGCGGCGGCCGTGCTGGCGCTGCTGTGGATCGACTGCCG GTACGACCCGGACTGA